A single region of the Dunckerocampus dactyliophorus isolate RoL2022-P2 chromosome 3, RoL_Ddac_1.1, whole genome shotgun sequence genome encodes:
- the LOC129178713 gene encoding homeodomain-interacting protein kinase 1-like isoform X1: MRLLRVEKLRGELTGASMSSSEEPGAQSDHHHPVPPRMDSSGSEDNQFSPGARIHSKSSGYDVLSVLGRGAFGNVVKCRKTTDNKTVAVKTIKNHGTSAKRAIYEILALLKIKKMDADKCHLVQWNSIFSITGHVCIEFELLDKSLYDLIKERNFRPLQLKEIRPIVYQLADTLNHLKASQMIHADLKLENVMLVNHVQQPYKLKVIDFGLAAQVSTAKQGSLIQTLPYRSPEVLLGAPFTEAIDIWSVGCIAAFLYTGTLLYPGKSEYDMIRFIVETQGQPPDNVLEAGLQTSCFFQMERNFAWKLKTPDQYQKETSLVPKETRRFKFRSLDRLLHFQPGILNTRHIANKAAKTADVQKFVDLLKGMLQLDASQRMTPHQVLEHDFSSMSHLDPLKDTSSHVQSCFHIMSVCSNKTTLQSFSGKGFNSSALGEPHDDEPCCSPASPEPYEIMAQEERSDPS; the protein is encoded by the exons ATGCGTCTTCTGCGGGTGGAGAAGCTCCGAGGTGAGTTGACTGGGGCGTCCATGTCCTCGTCAGAAGAGCCGGGCGCACAGTCGGACCACCACCACCCGGTCCCCCCAAGGATGGACTCCTCTGGCTCCGAGGACAATCAGTTTTCTCCCGGAGCCCGAATTCACTCCAAATCATCCGGCTACGACGTGCTGTCAGTTCTGGGCCGAGGTGCCTTCGGTAATGTTGTCAAATGCAGGAAGACTACTGACAACAAGACGGTGGCGGTCAAGACCATCAAGAACCACGGTACTTCAGCCAAACGTGCCATATATGAG ATTCTGGCCCTCCTTAAGATCAAAAAGATGGATGCTGACAAATGCCACCTCGTGCAATGGAACAGCATCTTCAGCATCACCGGCCATGTTTGCATTGAATTTGAGCTTCTGGACAAAAGTCTCTATGACTTAATTAAAGAACGGAATTTCAGACCTCTACAGCTGAAGGAGATCCGGCCAATTGTGTATCAG TTAGCTGACACTCTGAACCATCTGAAGGCTTCTCAGATGATTCACGCAGACCTCAAGCTGGAGAACGTGATGCTGGTCAACCATGTGCAGCAGCCCTACAAGCTTAAAGTCATCGACTTTGGCCTGGCTGCTCAGGTGTCCACCGCCAAACAGGGCTCGCTCATTCAGACGCTCCCGTATCG GTCTCCAGAGGTCCTGCTGGGTGCCCCCTTCACAGAAGCGATAGACATCTGGTCCGTAGGCTGCATCGCAGCTTTTTTATACACAGGCACTCTGCTCTACCCTGGCAAAAGTGAATACGACATG aTCAGGTTCATTGTGGAGACTCAAGGTCAGCCTCCAGATAACGTCCTAGAAGCGGGACTACAGACGAGCTGCTTTTTCCAGATGGAACGCAACTTTGCCTGGAAGCTAAAG ACACCAGACCAGTACCAGAAAGAGACAAGTTTGGTCCCCAAAGAGACCAGACGATTTAAGTTCCGCTCGCTTGATCGCCTTTTGCAT TTCCAGCCCGGCATCTTAAACACCAGGCACATTGCAAACAAAGCTGCCAAGACGGCCGACGTGCAGAAGTTCGTAGACCTGCTGAAGGGGATGCTGCAGCTCGATGCCTCCCAACGTATGACGCCTCACCAGGTGCTGGAGCATGACTTCAGCAGCATGAGCCACTTGGACCCACTTAAAGACACCAGCTCTCA CGTGCAGTCCTGCTTTCACATCATGTCCGTCTGCTCCAACAAGACCACGCTGCAGTCCTTCAGCGGGAAAGGGTTCAACTCATCCGCATTAGGCGAGCCACACGACGACGAGCCGTGCTGTAGCCCAGCCTCACCAGAACCGTACGAAATCATGGCCCAAGAAGAGCGGTCGGACCCAAGTTGA
- the LOC129178713 gene encoding homeodomain-interacting protein kinase 1-like isoform X2 has protein sequence MRLLRVEKLRGELTGASMSSSEEPGAQSDHHHPVPPRMDSSGSEDNQFSPGARIHSKSSGYDVLSVLGRGAFGNVVKCRKTTDNKTVAVKTIKNHGTSAKRAIYEILALLKIKKMDADKCHLVQWNSIFSITGHVCIEFELLDKSLYDLIKERNFRPLQLKEIRPIVYQASQMIHADLKLENVMLVNHVQQPYKLKVIDFGLAAQVSTAKQGSLIQTLPYRSPEVLLGAPFTEAIDIWSVGCIAAFLYTGTLLYPGKSEYDMIRFIVETQGQPPDNVLEAGLQTSCFFQMERNFAWKLKTPDQYQKETSLVPKETRRFKFRSLDRLLHFQPGILNTRHIANKAAKTADVQKFVDLLKGMLQLDASQRMTPHQVLEHDFSSMSHLDPLKDTSSHVQSCFHIMSVCSNKTTLQSFSGKGFNSSALGEPHDDEPCCSPASPEPYEIMAQEERSDPS, from the exons ATGCGTCTTCTGCGGGTGGAGAAGCTCCGAGGTGAGTTGACTGGGGCGTCCATGTCCTCGTCAGAAGAGCCGGGCGCACAGTCGGACCACCACCACCCGGTCCCCCCAAGGATGGACTCCTCTGGCTCCGAGGACAATCAGTTTTCTCCCGGAGCCCGAATTCACTCCAAATCATCCGGCTACGACGTGCTGTCAGTTCTGGGCCGAGGTGCCTTCGGTAATGTTGTCAAATGCAGGAAGACTACTGACAACAAGACGGTGGCGGTCAAGACCATCAAGAACCACGGTACTTCAGCCAAACGTGCCATATATGAG ATTCTGGCCCTCCTTAAGATCAAAAAGATGGATGCTGACAAATGCCACCTCGTGCAATGGAACAGCATCTTCAGCATCACCGGCCATGTTTGCATTGAATTTGAGCTTCTGGACAAAAGTCTCTATGACTTAATTAAAGAACGGAATTTCAGACCTCTACAGCTGAAGGAGATCCGGCCAATTGTGTATCAG GCTTCTCAGATGATTCACGCAGACCTCAAGCTGGAGAACGTGATGCTGGTCAACCATGTGCAGCAGCCCTACAAGCTTAAAGTCATCGACTTTGGCCTGGCTGCTCAGGTGTCCACCGCCAAACAGGGCTCGCTCATTCAGACGCTCCCGTATCG GTCTCCAGAGGTCCTGCTGGGTGCCCCCTTCACAGAAGCGATAGACATCTGGTCCGTAGGCTGCATCGCAGCTTTTTTATACACAGGCACTCTGCTCTACCCTGGCAAAAGTGAATACGACATG aTCAGGTTCATTGTGGAGACTCAAGGTCAGCCTCCAGATAACGTCCTAGAAGCGGGACTACAGACGAGCTGCTTTTTCCAGATGGAACGCAACTTTGCCTGGAAGCTAAAG ACACCAGACCAGTACCAGAAAGAGACAAGTTTGGTCCCCAAAGAGACCAGACGATTTAAGTTCCGCTCGCTTGATCGCCTTTTGCAT TTCCAGCCCGGCATCTTAAACACCAGGCACATTGCAAACAAAGCTGCCAAGACGGCCGACGTGCAGAAGTTCGTAGACCTGCTGAAGGGGATGCTGCAGCTCGATGCCTCCCAACGTATGACGCCTCACCAGGTGCTGGAGCATGACTTCAGCAGCATGAGCCACTTGGACCCACTTAAAGACACCAGCTCTCA CGTGCAGTCCTGCTTTCACATCATGTCCGTCTGCTCCAACAAGACCACGCTGCAGTCCTTCAGCGGGAAAGGGTTCAACTCATCCGCATTAGGCGAGCCACACGACGACGAGCCGTGCTGTAGCCCAGCCTCACCAGAACCGTACGAAATCATGGCCCAAGAAGAGCGGTCGGACCCAAGTTGA